One Betta splendens chromosome 16, fBetSpl5.4, whole genome shotgun sequence genomic window carries:
- the cd79a gene encoding B-cell antigen receptor complex-associated protein alpha chain: MATFAEVMMISTIFVLCVSAVGSSHSEVLLAEDELFVGAQVSEKVELTCCFTSNGKALTPTWIKHFYNKSNYVDYTILEKTETEPSTSSGFTCGKLTLKSVKVNDSGFYQCELKDIEPKLYTHGTYLQVYRPLDKTINISEMSKNKILVAEGILLLLCAVLPTATLLLKSRGVKALEKKKAMKEEENIYQGLNLDDCCSTYDQIERSQAQGPYQDVCNITEEEKDIQLEKP, translated from the exons ATGGCAACATTTGCAGAAGTCATGATGATATCCACCATCTTTGTTCTGTGCGTCTCTGCAG TGGGAAGCAGTCACAGTGAGGTGCTTTTAGCCGAAGATGAGCTCTTTGTGGGGGCGCAGGTTTCTGAGAAGGTGGAATTGACATGCTGCTTCACGTCAAACGGAAAGGCGCTGACACCAACCTGgattaaacatttttataacaAAAGCAACTACGTAGATTACACTATTTTagaaaaaactgaaactgaaccaAGCACTTCCTCTGGTTTTACATGTGGCAAACTAACCTTAAAGTCAGTGAAGGTGAATGATTCTGGATTCTACCAGTGTGAATTGAAAGATATTGAGCCCAAACTCTACACACATGGAACCTACCTGCAGGTTTATC GACCACTGGACAAGACCATAAACATCAGTGAAATGAGCAAAAACAAGATCCTGGTAGCTGAAGGGATcctactgctgctctgtgcgGTGCTGCCGACTGCCACCCTCCTGCTGAAG TCAAGGGGagtaaaggcactggagaaaaagaaagcaatgaaggaagaagaaaatatATATCAG GGGCTAAATCTGGATGATTGTTGCAGTACGTATGATCAGATTGAACGATCCCAGGCACAGGGCCCTTACCAGGATGTCTGCAACATtactgaggaggagaaagataTCCAGCTGGAAAAACCTTAA